From a region of the Armatimonas rosea genome:
- a CDS encoding CocE/NonD family hydrolase, which translates to MRRTLPLAVLALGLAAVSQHAAAPHAAALRRVEQRYTKRDVQIPMRDGTKLYTVIYTPKDTSEKHPILMERTPYSVPYGADDFGPVEGSYAQENYILVFQDVRGKYLSEGDYENVRPLSPDGKGVDESSDTYDTIDWLVKNVEGNNGKVGMVGVSYPGFYAAVGAVRAHPALKAVSPQAPVTDWFLGDDDHHNGAFMLLDNFAWCFGGFDWPRQGPSKQEFDPKLSYDSNNAYDFYLKLGALKNANERFFHGKIPFWNDLIEHDTYDAFWQARTPLPHFKNMTPAFLVVGGFFDAEDLWGPQHMIRALQAQSPKTPASIVIGPWSHGGWGGDGSRFHDLRFGQDTAATFRDKLELPFFNYYLKGKGTPPDPKVKARVFATGSNQWLAFSAWPPKGLPTRSFYLQPGKGLATAPVSNEKAAADSYVSDPASPVPYTSFPGVRRDSRYMAEDQRFASKRPDVLTYTSAPLTKDMTTVGGIEVELTVATTGTDSDWIVKVIDVSPDTGVQRLVRGDAFRGKFRNSFTKPEPFVPGKPTPVHFALGDICHTFKKGHRLQVQIQSSWFPLVDRNPQKFMSIGKADDSDFVKATQTVFHSKKYPSRIRFTVKP; encoded by the coding sequence ATGCGCCGCACTCTCCCTCTCGCCGTTCTTGCCCTTGGCCTCGCCGCTGTCTCCCAGCACGCTGCCGCGCCCCACGCGGCGGCGCTCCGGCGGGTCGAGCAGCGCTACACCAAGCGCGATGTGCAGATTCCCATGCGCGATGGCACCAAGCTCTACACCGTGATCTACACCCCCAAAGACACGAGCGAGAAACACCCGATCCTGATGGAGCGCACCCCCTACTCGGTGCCCTACGGCGCGGACGACTTCGGCCCGGTCGAGGGAAGCTACGCGCAAGAGAACTACATCCTGGTCTTCCAGGATGTCCGGGGAAAGTACCTGTCCGAGGGCGACTACGAGAATGTCCGCCCCCTCAGCCCCGATGGCAAGGGAGTCGATGAGAGCTCCGACACCTACGACACCATCGACTGGCTGGTGAAGAATGTCGAGGGCAATAATGGGAAAGTGGGGATGGTGGGTGTTTCGTATCCGGGCTTCTACGCCGCGGTCGGGGCGGTGCGAGCACACCCCGCGCTCAAGGCGGTCTCGCCCCAGGCTCCCGTCACGGATTGGTTCTTAGGCGACGACGACCACCACAATGGGGCCTTCATGCTCCTGGACAACTTCGCCTGGTGCTTCGGCGGCTTCGACTGGCCGCGACAAGGCCCCAGCAAGCAGGAGTTCGACCCGAAGCTCTCCTACGACTCCAACAACGCCTACGACTTTTATTTGAAACTCGGGGCCTTGAAGAACGCCAACGAGCGCTTCTTCCACGGCAAGATTCCCTTCTGGAACGACCTGATCGAGCACGATACCTACGATGCCTTCTGGCAGGCGCGCACGCCCCTGCCGCACTTTAAGAACATGACGCCCGCCTTCCTGGTGGTCGGGGGGTTCTTCGATGCCGAGGACCTCTGGGGACCGCAGCACATGATCCGCGCCCTGCAAGCCCAGAGCCCCAAGACCCCGGCGTCGATCGTGATCGGCCCCTGGTCGCACGGGGGCTGGGGCGGTGATGGGAGCCGCTTCCACGACCTGAGGTTTGGACAGGACACCGCCGCCACGTTCCGCGACAAGCTGGAGCTGCCGTTCTTCAACTACTACCTCAAGGGCAAGGGAACACCGCCCGATCCCAAGGTCAAGGCACGGGTCTTTGCCACGGGCTCGAACCAGTGGCTTGCCTTCTCCGCCTGGCCTCCGAAGGGCCTGCCCACACGTAGCTTCTACCTCCAGCCCGGAAAAGGCCTCGCGACAGCTCCCGTGAGCAATGAGAAAGCCGCAGCAGATAGCTACGTCTCTGATCCGGCAAGCCCCGTTCCCTATACCAGCTTCCCCGGCGTGCGCCGCGACTCGCGCTACATGGCCGAGGACCAGCGCTTCGCCAGCAAGCGCCCCGATGTGCTCACCTACACCAGTGCCCCGCTGACAAAGGACATGACCACGGTCGGCGGGATCGAGGTCGAGCTCACGGTCGCCACCACCGGCACCGACTCCGACTGGATCGTGAAGGTGATCGATGTCTCCCCCGACACGGGTGTCCAGCGCCTTGTCCGCGGCGATGCGTTCCGGGGCAAGTTCCGCAACAGCTTCACCAAGCCCGAGCCCTTTGTCCCTGGCAAGCCCACCCCGGTGCACTTCGCCCTTGGGGATATCTGCCACACGTTCAAGAAGGGCCACCGCCTTCAAGTGCAGATTCAGAGCAGCTGGTTCCCGCTCGTGGACCGCAACCCGCAGAAGTTCATGAGCATCGGAAAGGCCGACGACAGCGATTTTGTGAAGGCAACGCAGACCGTTTTTCACTCGAAAAAGTACCCCTCGCGGATTCGCTTCACGGTAAAGCCATGA
- a CDS encoding radical SAM protein has protein sequence MIEETTGLCPTCLRSVSATIYEEAGRIWMRQNCPRHGESTALLASNATEYQRFRTYAVDRSAGGGCCGPGTECADGPPTCVLLLEITQACNLRCPTCYADARGHEMMPDAEARRRLDSFFRTQSRLDVLMLSGGEPTIHPRFIELLDMALEYPIDRVVINTNGLRLTQSKELVEALTARKDRIELYFSYGSFRPEVHERLYGKDLVARKQEALRIATDAGLFINLVPTVEAGVNDDEIGELYRFALAHETICGITYQPVMNNGRYEHGYDPGARLTLTGVLERLVAQTDGALQLADFVGLPCSHPDCCVLTYGILDEKRTTLTPLPRHLDVARYLDLFSDKISFSGLIEGALKRVWSDTVNLRAGRTLRDLMTLYAHSGVKDLLPLRNDPQAVGRRTFRIVVKPFMDAHTWDQKRVDQCCTKLLNENGEAVSFCEYNVFHRGRKPEVSGLQLVMAR, from the coding sequence ATGATTGAGGAAACAACGGGCCTTTGCCCAACGTGCCTGCGTTCGGTCTCTGCGACGATCTACGAGGAGGCGGGGCGGATCTGGATGCGGCAGAATTGCCCGCGCCACGGGGAGAGCACGGCGCTGCTGGCGAGCAATGCGACCGAGTACCAGCGCTTTCGGACCTACGCGGTAGACCGGAGCGCGGGGGGTGGGTGCTGCGGGCCGGGAACCGAGTGCGCCGATGGCCCGCCCACCTGCGTCTTGCTCCTAGAGATCACCCAGGCCTGCAACCTGCGCTGCCCGACCTGCTACGCCGATGCCCGCGGCCACGAGATGATGCCCGACGCCGAGGCGCGGCGGCGGCTCGATAGCTTCTTTCGCACGCAGAGCCGCTTAGACGTGCTCATGCTCTCCGGCGGCGAGCCGACGATTCATCCGCGCTTTATCGAGCTGCTGGACATGGCCCTGGAGTACCCCATCGACCGGGTCGTGATCAACACCAATGGTCTGCGCCTCACCCAGAGCAAGGAGCTGGTCGAGGCGCTGACAGCACGCAAGGACCGGATCGAGCTGTACTTTTCCTACGGCAGCTTCCGCCCCGAGGTCCACGAGCGGCTCTACGGCAAAGACCTAGTCGCACGCAAGCAGGAGGCACTGCGGATCGCCACCGATGCCGGGCTGTTTATCAACCTCGTGCCGACGGTCGAGGCGGGGGTCAACGACGATGAGATCGGGGAGCTCTATCGGTTTGCGCTGGCCCATGAGACGATCTGCGGGATCACCTACCAGCCCGTGATGAACAACGGGCGCTACGAGCACGGCTACGATCCCGGTGCACGCCTGACCCTGACCGGGGTGTTAGAGCGCCTCGTGGCCCAGACCGACGGTGCGCTCCAGCTCGCGGACTTTGTGGGGCTCCCCTGCTCCCACCCCGACTGCTGCGTCCTGACCTACGGGATTCTCGACGAAAAACGCACGACTCTCACGCCCCTCCCGCGGCACCTGGATGTCGCGCGCTACCTGGACCTGTTCTCCGATAAGATCAGCTTCTCCGGTCTGATCGAGGGCGCGCTCAAGCGGGTCTGGAGCGATACCGTGAACCTGCGCGCGGGCCGCACCCTCCGCGATCTGATGACCCTCTACGCCCACAGCGGCGTCAAAGACCTCCTCCCCCTGCGCAACGATCCCCAAGCCGTGGGCCGCCGGACGTTTCGGATCGTGGTCAAGCCCTTCATGGACGCCCACACTTGGGACCAGAAGCGGGTGGATCAGTGCTGCACCAAGCTCCTCAACGAAAACGGCGAGGCCGTCAGCTTCTGCGAGTACAATGTCTTCCACCGAGGCCGAAAGCCCGAGGTGAGCGGCCTACAGCTCGTGATGGCGAGGTGA
- a CDS encoding Uma2 family endonuclease — translation MIQTIPTLYPESDGQPMADNTQQFQWIARLKGGFEFVTAHDPLAFVAGDLLWYPVQGQPQTRLAPDVLVVFGRPKGHRGSYKQWEEDNIAPQVVVEILSPGNTVIEMSRKQGFYERYGVDEYYLYDPTLNEAEGWLREAGGLRRIESMDGWTSPRLGVRFAFVEGSFTVFGPDGRAFEDYETILAARNSAEARATAEHERAERLAAKLRELGIEPE, via the coding sequence ATGATACAAACCATCCCCACACTCTATCCTGAAAGCGACGGCCAGCCGATGGCGGACAATACACAGCAGTTCCAGTGGATCGCTCGGCTCAAAGGCGGCTTTGAGTTCGTCACTGCCCACGATCCCCTAGCCTTTGTCGCGGGTGACCTGCTCTGGTATCCCGTGCAAGGACAGCCACAAACACGGCTTGCTCCCGATGTTCTGGTTGTTTTTGGGCGCCCTAAGGGCCACCGGGGTAGCTACAAACAGTGGGAAGAGGACAATATCGCCCCACAGGTTGTTGTGGAGATTCTCTCGCCCGGCAATACCGTGATTGAGATGAGCCGCAAGCAAGGTTTCTACGAGCGCTACGGGGTGGACGAGTACTACCTCTATGATCCCACTCTCAACGAAGCCGAGGGCTGGCTCCGAGAAGCGGGAGGCCTGCGGCGGATCGAGAGCATGGACGGCTGGACAAGCCCACGCCTTGGGGTGCGCTTCGCCTTCGTCGAGGGCAGCTTTACCGTCTTCGGCCCCGATGGCCGTGCTTTTGAGGACTACGAGACCATCCTTGCCGCCCGAAACTCGGCGGAAGCCCGCGCCACCGCGGAACACGAGCGCGCTGAGCGCCTCGCCGCCAAGCTCCGCGAGCTCGGCATCGAGCCAGAGTAG
- a CDS encoding prolipoprotein diacylglyceryl transferase: MIPLAALMHFTPASQVYALAYSVGILVFCLFAQKRRLLTEGIGYVAMTGLIGGLLGANVGQFLATSGGTGKSVLGGILGGYLAVMLAKKRLGLVRPTGDLFAVALMAGEAVGRWGCFLGGCCGGRECTLPWAIAGHHPTQLYLSAACALIFVLLLVAETYRRPAENGLWYLQGVLYCPARFVIEFFRDGATRHGGLSTAQWACLVGFVFFVYKLAKEKPFATVSTLPLP, encoded by the coding sequence ATGATTCCCCTCGCGGCCCTGATGCACTTCACCCCCGCATCGCAGGTCTATGCCTTGGCCTATAGTGTTGGGATCTTAGTCTTCTGCCTCTTTGCCCAAAAGCGCCGCCTCCTCACCGAGGGAATCGGCTATGTCGCGATGACCGGGCTGATCGGAGGGCTCCTGGGGGCCAATGTCGGGCAGTTTCTCGCGACCAGCGGCGGCACCGGCAAGAGCGTCCTCGGGGGGATTCTCGGGGGCTACCTGGCCGTGATGCTCGCCAAGAAGCGCCTCGGGCTGGTGCGCCCGACGGGCGATCTCTTTGCGGTCGCGCTCATGGCAGGCGAGGCCGTGGGGCGCTGGGGGTGCTTTCTCGGGGGCTGCTGCGGTGGGCGGGAGTGCACACTCCCTTGGGCAATCGCCGGGCACCACCCAACCCAGCTCTACCTCTCCGCCGCCTGCGCTCTGATCTTTGTGCTCCTACTCGTCGCAGAGACCTACCGCCGCCCCGCCGAGAACGGCCTCTGGTACCTCCAAGGAGTGCTCTACTGCCCCGCCCGCTTTGTGATCGAGTTCTTCCGCGACGGTGCGACCCGCCACGGGGGGCTCTCAACCGCACAGTGGGCCTGTCTCGTCGGTTTTGTCTTCTTTGTCTACAAGCTCGCCAAGGAGAAACCCTTTGCAACAGTATCAACACTACCGCTGCCCTAA
- a CDS encoding lactonase family protein, with protein sequence MSIVFVGTYTKDNQSDGVYAFRMDDTTGAWTRIAQNIPKINNPSFLVADRKNHRLFATGEVGEGIVAAFRYDPVSGALTFVNQQPSQGADPCHLSVLKTGSHVLVANYSSGTFAMLPVSADGSLRPATDTIQDSGTGPNKGRQEGPHAHSINLDTSNKLAYGCDLGTDKVMIFRPNPKTGKLVPNDPAFAAVHPGGGPRHFAFHPKKPVVYSINELDCTVTVFAWDKVSGALRELQTITTLPRPYQPTDSCADVHVSADGKFLYGSNRGHDSIAIFAIGADGKLTTVGNESTQGKTPRNFAIDPSGNFLFAANQNSNTIVAYKIDKKTGKLTATGAKIEVPAPVCIVFG encoded by the coding sequence ATGAGTATTGTATTTGTTGGGACCTACACCAAAGATAACCAGAGCGACGGGGTCTATGCCTTTCGCATGGACGACACCACGGGGGCGTGGACACGGATCGCGCAGAACATCCCCAAGATCAATAACCCCTCATTTCTGGTGGCAGATCGCAAGAACCACCGCCTCTTTGCCACAGGGGAGGTGGGCGAGGGGATCGTGGCGGCGTTTCGCTACGACCCGGTGAGCGGGGCACTGACCTTTGTTAACCAGCAGCCGTCACAGGGGGCCGATCCCTGTCACCTCTCGGTGCTGAAGACGGGGAGTCATGTGCTCGTCGCCAACTACTCCAGCGGGACCTTTGCGATGCTCCCGGTCAGTGCCGATGGCTCGCTCCGCCCCGCCACGGACACGATCCAAGATAGCGGGACGGGGCCCAACAAAGGCCGCCAGGAAGGGCCGCACGCCCACTCGATCAACCTCGATACGAGCAACAAGCTGGCCTACGGCTGCGACCTGGGCACCGACAAGGTCATGATCTTCCGGCCCAACCCCAAGACCGGAAAGCTGGTCCCCAACGACCCCGCCTTTGCCGCGGTACACCCCGGCGGCGGCCCGCGCCACTTTGCATTTCATCCCAAGAAGCCGGTTGTCTACTCCATCAACGAGCTGGACTGCACGGTGACAGTCTTTGCGTGGGACAAGGTGTCGGGGGCGCTGCGCGAGCTCCAGACCATCACGACCCTCCCGCGGCCCTACCAGCCCACCGACTCCTGCGCCGATGTGCACGTGAGCGCGGACGGCAAGTTCCTCTACGGCTCCAACCGCGGCCACGATAGTATCGCGATCTTTGCAATCGGGGCGGATGGCAAGCTGACGACGGTGGGCAATGAGTCCACGCAAGGCAAGACCCCACGCAACTTCGCGATCGATCCCAGTGGGAATTTCTTGTTTGCCGCCAACCAGAATAGCAACACGATTGTCGCCTACAAGATCGACAAGAAGACCGGCAAGCTCACGGCGACCGGAGCGAAGATCGAGGTTCCTGCTCCCGTCTGCATTGTCTTTGGGTAG